The sequence GCTACACTCCCGAAAAGAACCTCGGGAGTATTGGTTTGTGACGGAAAGGATTCTGCCTGTTTACAAACAGAAAGAATAAGTAAAACGAGTAGAATTCCAATCCGTGTTTTCATAGATTAACCTTTGAAGTTTGGTTTTCTTTTTTCGAGGAAAGCAGAAAGACCTTCTTTCGTTTCTTCGTCGGCAAACCTTCCACCAAAAAGTTGTTTTTCCCAATCCAATCCACGATCCATATTGGTTTCTAAACCTTGGCGAATAGCAGTTTTTGCCGCCTTAATCGCGTTAGGTCCACGAGACAAAATAGTAGAAAGTGTTTTTTCGGATTCGTTTAATAACTCTGCTGGGTCGACAACCTTATTGATCAGGCCAAGTCTATATCCTTCGTCCGCAGAAATCATATCCCCGGATAGAATGAGTTCTGTAGCTCTTCCCACTCCAATGAGTCGAGGAAGTCTTTGGGAACCACCAAATCCTGGAAGTAAACCAAGTGTCACTTCAGGTAAACCTAATTTGGCAGAAGCTACCGCATAACGGATATCACATGCCA is a genomic window of Leptospira bourretii containing:
- a CDS encoding enoyl-CoA hydratase-related protein → MHLSFLDIQIKSNFALVTIKRPEALNALNDVVITQIGEMVEELESNPAVRGFILTGEGKAFVAGADIAKMKEFNVREGQAFSELGQTVFRKMELSNLISIAAINGFCLGGGMELAMACDIRYAVASAKLGLPEVTLGLLPGFGGSQRLPRLIGVGRATELILSGDMISADEGYRLGLINKVVDPAELLNESEKTLSTILSRGPNAIKAAKTAIRQGLETNMDRGLDWEKQLFGGRFADEETKEGLSAFLEKRKPNFKG